The Vescimonas coprocola genome includes a window with the following:
- a CDS encoding helix-turn-helix transcriptional regulator translates to MAEYKPTALQTSKRYLTATDVAELLGVSRSTAYRIIKRLNSELEKAGKLTVAGKVSAKYFYENTYL, encoded by the coding sequence ATGGCGGAATACAAACCGACAGCATTACAGACGAGCAAAAGATACTTGACAGCAACGGATGTTGCCGAATTACTCGGTGTTTCCCGCAGTACGGCATACCGCATTATCAAGCGGCTTAACAGTGAACTGGAAAAAGCCGGAAAGCTGACTGTGGCGGGCAAGGTATCTGCCAAATATTTTTACGAGAATACCTACCTGTAA
- a CDS encoding PcfJ domain-containing protein, giving the protein MMNKRVLRKFAIPSNSPNPKNGIFCADQVKYVVRTAIKNIDHQRTLVLYIYAKESVLAGNHTPRWTMFQQKGGYITLCTDDKGTRWQQSMFENLGKDYFFRDKCSFYSQADERRVTRYCQSEKQKGFESLCLFQLDLLRKKQRENELKKQRRIIERMKPVGALPRDIKGFMHRETLPHYIFYDYAKGKAPKNAYCTACKHNVSVAEAKHNGEGVCPHCKRKITFKSRGRRGYIVDRSTAQVIQRLGSNEMIIRFVKAYRRYPKSDTSEFHVYENARLFLQWDGSKIIASESYYYGYSRDRITPWHPGDRPVFSRWYYNFEADCCGYLYHRNLDSELKGTPWQYSALKEYYAGDPTPLYAGQYLQKYLRYPMLEYLVKLKLYRLATYVAYGDIGGARYYDDSVLNSKGKTVTEVLGVGKKYIPLLQTIDPGPNQLTMIKAFLRDNIRPDLELMKWCSKNDIGEEAYITVPLRYMTPHKLMRYATEQFATHRKTSYYAPGYYSMREMMSDYKDYLCMCELLEHDMKSSFVLFPNDLKAEHDRVNDMSRNDVSQAYDRRIAKMFEGLQHRYGYTQMGFVVIPPHSAKEITQEGDKLHHCVGRYVKDVVKNNTTILFIRKASAPKKPYCTVEVKHGDVIQARIQNNVVPPPKVKRFIESWKENVLYAPALERAA; this is encoded by the coding sequence ATGATGAATAAAAGAGTCTTGCGCAAATTTGCAATACCGAGCAACAGTCCTAACCCGAAAAACGGCATTTTCTGTGCCGATCAGGTGAAGTATGTGGTGCGCACGGCGATCAAAAACATCGACCATCAGCGCACGCTGGTACTGTATATCTACGCAAAGGAAAGTGTGCTGGCCGGAAATCATACCCCTCGTTGGACAATGTTTCAGCAGAAAGGCGGCTATATCACCTTATGCACCGATGATAAAGGCACACGCTGGCAGCAGTCTATGTTTGAGAACCTCGGAAAGGATTACTTTTTCAGGGACAAATGCTCTTTCTATTCCCAGGCCGACGAGAGACGGGTCACGAGATATTGTCAGTCCGAAAAGCAAAAAGGATTTGAAAGCCTCTGCCTGTTTCAGTTGGATCTGCTGCGGAAAAAGCAACGGGAAAATGAACTGAAAAAGCAGCGCAGGATTATCGAGCGGATGAAACCGGTAGGCGCATTACCCAGGGACATCAAAGGCTTTATGCACAGAGAGACCCTGCCGCATTATATCTTCTATGATTATGCCAAGGGAAAAGCGCCGAAAAACGCATACTGTACTGCCTGCAAGCATAATGTATCGGTCGCTGAAGCCAAGCACAACGGCGAAGGCGTTTGCCCACACTGCAAGAGGAAAATCACCTTTAAGAGCCGTGGGCGCCGCGGATATATAGTTGACCGTTCTACTGCACAGGTTATTCAGCGGCTGGGTAGCAACGAAATGATCATTCGTTTCGTAAAAGCCTATCGCCGTTATCCGAAAAGCGACACGTCGGAGTTTCATGTTTATGAAAACGCACGGTTGTTTCTTCAATGGGACGGCAGCAAGATCATAGCCAGTGAAAGCTACTATTACGGTTATTCCCGGGATCGCATTACACCGTGGCATCCGGGCGACAGGCCGGTATTCAGCCGGTGGTACTACAATTTTGAGGCAGACTGCTGCGGTTATCTCTATCATCGGAATCTGGACAGTGAACTGAAAGGAACGCCGTGGCAGTATTCCGCACTGAAGGAATATTATGCAGGAGATCCCACGCCTTTGTATGCCGGGCAGTATCTGCAGAAGTATTTACGCTATCCTATGCTGGAGTATTTGGTAAAGCTGAAGCTCTATCGTCTCGCAACCTATGTTGCTTACGGCGATATAGGCGGGGCTCGTTACTATGACGACAGCGTGCTCAACAGCAAGGGCAAAACCGTAACAGAGGTTTTGGGTGTCGGTAAAAAATATATACCGCTTTTGCAGACAATCGACCCCGGGCCGAACCAGCTTACGATGATCAAAGCATTTCTGCGGGATAATATCCGACCGGATCTGGAACTGATGAAATGGTGCAGCAAAAACGACATCGGAGAGGAAGCGTATATTACGGTTCCCTTGCGCTATATGACGCCCCATAAGCTGATGCGGTATGCTACGGAACAGTTTGCCACACACCGAAAGACCTCTTATTACGCCCCCGGTTATTATTCCATGCGTGAGATGATGTCCGACTATAAGGATTACCTTTGTATGTGCGAACTATTGGAGCACGATATGAAAAGCAGCTTTGTCCTGTTTCCGAATGATTTGAAGGCGGAGCATGACCGGGTAAATGATATGTCCCGAAATGATGTGTCGCAGGCGTATGATCGGAGAATTGCCAAAATGTTTGAGGGATTGCAGCACCGTTACGGATACACCCAAATGGGGTTTGTTGTTATTCCTCCGCATTCCGCAAAAGAGATCACACAGGAGGGCGATAAACTGCACCACTGTGTCGGACGCTATGTGAAAGATGTGGTAAAAAATAATACCACGATCCTTTTCATCCGAAAAGCGTCCGCACCGAAAAAGCCGTATTGTACGGTAGAGGTGAAGCATGGGGATGTCATTCAGGCAAGGATCCAGAACAACGTTGTCCCGCCGCCCAAGGTGAAGAGATTTATCGAAAGCTGGAAAGAAAATGTGCTATACGCACCTGCTCTTGAACGGGCAGCATAA
- a CDS encoding site-specific integrase, with translation MPTYKDEKTGLWYCKFVYTDWTGTKKQKKKKGFRLQKEAKQYELDFLSKTSNSCDMLFSDMVEIYMDDCKARIRPTTYKGKEDIIAVHIMPYFKNLKVNEIQPMNVRRWQTELMNNQKNYKPTYLRTLNSQLSAIFNFAVKYYGLGSNPVQKSGTIGKKNSGLEQIWTADEFKIFIDAVSDKLQSKVIFNLLYWTGMRSGEMLALTLNDFDFEERTVSITKNYARIDGEDLFLDPKTPKSNRKITLPQFVCDLVKDYADRLYGYDPSDRLFEVTKHYLKHEMERGCKKTGLREIRVHDLRHSHASLLIELGFAPLLISERLGHESVTTTLEIYSHLYPTKHGEVADRLEAFA, from the coding sequence TTGCCGACCTACAAAGACGAAAAGACAGGGTTATGGTACTGTAAATTTGTTTACACAGATTGGACAGGCACCAAAAAGCAGAAAAAGAAGAAAGGTTTTCGCCTGCAAAAAGAGGCCAAGCAGTATGAACTGGATTTTCTGAGCAAGACATCAAATTCCTGCGATATGCTTTTTAGTGATATGGTAGAGATCTATATGGATGACTGCAAAGCCAGAATCAGACCGACTACCTACAAAGGGAAAGAGGACATCATTGCGGTACATATTATGCCGTATTTCAAGAATTTGAAAGTCAATGAGATCCAGCCGATGAATGTGCGTCGCTGGCAAACCGAGCTGATGAACAATCAGAAGAATTATAAGCCAACCTATCTGAGAACTCTGAACAGCCAGTTGTCTGCGATTTTCAATTTTGCAGTCAAGTATTACGGCCTCGGCAGCAATCCGGTACAAAAAAGCGGAACTATCGGTAAAAAGAATTCTGGCTTGGAACAGATCTGGACAGCGGACGAATTCAAGATTTTTATTGATGCTGTCAGTGATAAGCTGCAGTCCAAGGTCATCTTTAATCTGCTTTACTGGACAGGAATGCGATCCGGAGAAATGCTAGCTTTGACCCTGAACGATTTCGACTTTGAGGAACGGACGGTTTCCATTACAAAAAACTATGCGCGTATAGACGGCGAGGACTTATTCCTTGACCCAAAGACGCCAAAAAGCAATCGCAAAATTACCTTGCCGCAATTCGTTTGCGATTTGGTAAAGGATTATGCCGACAGATTGTACGGCTACGATCCGTCAGATAGACTGTTTGAAGTAACAAAGCATTATTTGAAGCACGAAATGGAAAGGGGCTGCAAGAAGACCGGACTCCGGGAGATACGGGTGCACGATCTTCGTCACAGCCACGCCAGCTTGCTGATTGAACTCGGTTTTGCACCGCTGCTGATCAGCGAACGCCTCGGGCATGAGAGCGTAACGACAACTTTGGAGATTTATTCCCACCTGTACCCGACAAAACACGGGGAAGTTGCAGACCGCTTGGAGGCTTTCGCATAA
- the recD2 gene encoding SF1B family DNA helicase RecD2 has translation MGYVGTYDRTIFYNPSNKYCIISVKTSDQSVPQQARSAYHHRDNMIRFIAVGYELPQTDKVSMILDGEWENGKHGVQLQVDKCEEIVPQTKEGVYGYLSSRLIKGVGEKTAALIVNRFGADALRVLENEPERLLEIRGITPDKLEDIKASYAESRCVRDLMILLTPFNVTPVTAMKIYEHFGSRSVDILQKNPYELCQVSGFGFKRVDAIVRKGDLPLNSPMRIHGAVFAALDTGRNEKGHLFLEEDALAKTGVKLLNENITDGQVKVTPEEVDAVVQDMILKGEIVSSNGNIYQSNVFVQEDETARKIAEMLAVPPVTLDISESLEYVRKNLGLALSQRQSEAVYMAFRSNLSIITGSPGTGKTTVLRAIIEVFQMLYPKGKILLAAPTGRASRRMAESTGRNDAKTLHSLLGLLGDSGPIQKDKQKEPLDADLIIVDESSMIDMWLARQFFSRVRMGTRVILVGDVDQLQSVGAGDVFRELIDSGLIPVTVLNEIFRQKKGSLIAYNAKRINEANIDLQYGEDFQFVKCQTQEEAADLICRIFCEQVALHGIEKVQILSPFRSEGPASVEQLNAAIRELVNPARDEFADLKVGSHYFRVGDKVMQTKNNAKASNGDIGYIRKMGRNAKNEMDVTIEFSGDRIAEYGMEEMSHMELAYATTVHKAMGSEFDIVIMPILRSHYIMLNRNIVYTAITRAKEQVIPVGQKKTLIMAILKKATGKRNTQLGERIGKYLKAFTRQNELKKVS, from the coding sequence GTGGGGTATGTCGGGACTTATGACCGGACGATCTTCTATAATCCGAGCAATAAGTATTGCATTATCAGCGTGAAAACCTCCGACCAAAGCGTACCGCAGCAGGCACGAAGTGCTTACCATCACCGGGACAATATGATCCGGTTTATCGCCGTCGGGTATGAATTGCCTCAAACCGATAAGGTGAGCATGATCCTGGACGGCGAATGGGAGAACGGAAAACACGGTGTTCAGCTGCAGGTCGATAAGTGCGAGGAGATCGTGCCGCAGACCAAAGAGGGCGTATACGGTTATCTTTCCTCCCGGCTGATCAAAGGCGTCGGTGAAAAGACTGCCGCATTGATCGTAAACCGCTTCGGTGCCGACGCATTGCGTGTGCTGGAAAACGAGCCGGAGCGACTGCTGGAGATTCGAGGAATCACCCCGGATAAGCTGGAGGACATCAAAGCCTCCTATGCGGAAAGCCGGTGCGTGCGGGATCTGATGATCCTGCTGACCCCATTTAATGTCACGCCGGTAACGGCCATGAAGATTTATGAGCATTTCGGCTCCCGCAGCGTAGACATTCTGCAAAAGAACCCCTATGAATTGTGCCAGGTATCCGGATTCGGATTTAAGAGAGTCGATGCCATCGTCCGCAAGGGCGATCTGCCGCTGAATTCTCCTATGCGGATCCACGGCGCCGTATTTGCGGCATTGGATACGGGGCGCAACGAAAAAGGCCATCTTTTTCTGGAAGAAGATGCGCTTGCGAAAACGGGTGTGAAGCTGCTCAATGAGAATATTACCGATGGACAGGTCAAGGTCACGCCCGAGGAAGTGGACGCCGTTGTTCAGGATATGATCCTCAAGGGTGAGATCGTTTCAAGCAACGGCAACATCTATCAGAGCAATGTTTTCGTGCAGGAGGATGAAACCGCCCGGAAAATTGCGGAAATGCTGGCTGTACCGCCGGTCACGCTGGATATATCCGAATCACTCGAATATGTCCGCAAAAACCTCGGTCTTGCCCTTTCACAAAGGCAAAGCGAGGCGGTGTATATGGCTTTTCGCAGTAATCTGTCTATCATCACAGGCTCTCCCGGTACCGGTAAAACCACAGTCTTGCGGGCGATCATAGAGGTCTTTCAGATGCTCTACCCCAAAGGGAAGATCTTGCTTGCCGCTCCGACCGGACGAGCCAGCCGAAGAATGGCAGAAAGCACGGGTAGAAACGACGCCAAAACGCTGCACAGCCTTTTAGGGCTTCTGGGCGACAGTGGACCGATCCAAAAGGATAAGCAAAAAGAACCGCTTGACGCCGACCTCATCATCGTGGACGAAAGCTCCATGATCGATATGTGGCTGGCAAGGCAGTTCTTCAGCCGTGTCCGTATGGGTACGAGAGTTATCCTGGTCGGTGATGTGGACCAGCTGCAAAGCGTGGGTGCCGGTGATGTCTTCCGTGAGCTGATTGACAGCGGACTTATCCCCGTTACGGTGCTCAACGAGATCTTCCGTCAGAAAAAAGGAAGTCTCATTGCCTATAACGCAAAGCGCATCAATGAGGCAAATATCGACCTTCAGTACGGCGAAGATTTTCAGTTTGTAAAGTGCCAGACGCAGGAGGAAGCCGCTGACCTTATTTGCAGGATCTTCTGTGAACAGGTCGCTTTGCACGGAATTGAAAAGGTGCAGATACTCTCCCCGTTCCGTTCGGAAGGGCCGGCTTCGGTCGAGCAGCTTAACGCCGCCATCCGTGAGCTTGTCAATCCGGCGAGAGATGAGTTTGCCGATCTGAAGGTCGGCAGCCACTACTTCCGTGTGGGCGACAAGGTGATGCAGACGAAAAACAATGCGAAGGCGTCCAACGGTGACATCGGCTATATTCGCAAAATGGGGCGCAATGCAAAGAATGAAATGGACGTGACGATTGAATTTTCCGGCGACCGCATTGCCGAATACGGTATGGAAGAAATGAGCCATATGGAATTGGCTTATGCGACTACCGTGCATAAGGCGATGGGCTCGGAATTTGATATTGTAATCATGCCTATTCTTCGCAGCCATTACATTATGCTGAATCGGAACATCGTCTACACGGCGATCACCCGTGCGAAGGAGCAGGTCATCCCGGTCGGTCAGAAGAAAACGCTGATCATGGCGATTCTCAAAAAGGCCACCGGAAAACGAAATACGCAGCTTGGCGAGCGTATCGGCAAATATCTGAAAGCCTTTACCCGCCAAAATGAATTGAAAAAGGTCAGTTGA
- a CDS encoding YqaJ viral recombinase family nuclease, translated as MPNTTSTYEPLVLVDTADLPEEEWLEYRRRGIGGSDAAAILGVSPFATARDLYYDKLKVVSYEDGESNWVQKKVGHLLEDLVAEIFHVKTGFEIYQVKKMFYHPVYTYMLADIDYFIRLPNGKTAILEIKTTNYNAKDHWWCDGQEIVPVNYEIQGRHYMCVMNMDEVYFCCLYGNNENEVIIRHIERDPDYEAEMIALEGNFWNYHVLTQTPPPYTEDGELTLESVRRHFGPADENAPEIELSVPLASSLVRYTELQAEKSELNREVKRVENEMKRLQGRIVAEMGRSCTATANSGGVSYSISYKPTRKPDIGKENLIRLKAQHPDIYEDYVTVSESRRFYVKRKFDEAA; from the coding sequence ATGCCGAACACAACGAGTACCTACGAACCGCTGGTTTTGGTTGACACGGCAGATCTGCCGGAGGAGGAATGGCTGGAATATCGCCGCAGAGGAATCGGCGGAAGTGACGCCGCTGCCATTTTAGGTGTGTCCCCATTTGCGACCGCCCGCGACCTCTACTACGACAAACTCAAAGTCGTATCGTATGAGGACGGCGAAAGCAACTGGGTGCAAAAGAAGGTCGGGCATTTGCTTGAGGATCTGGTCGCTGAGATTTTCCATGTGAAAACAGGTTTTGAGATCTATCAGGTGAAGAAGATGTTTTATCACCCGGTCTACACCTATATGCTGGCAGACATTGATTACTTCATCCGATTGCCAAACGGCAAAACGGCGATCCTTGAGATCAAGACCACAAACTACAACGCCAAGGATCATTGGTGGTGCGACGGACAGGAGATCGTTCCCGTCAACTACGAGATCCAGGGCCGCCATTATATGTGCGTGATGAATATGGATGAGGTGTACTTCTGCTGCCTTTACGGCAATAACGAAAATGAAGTCATCATCCGGCACATTGAGCGTGACCCGGATTACGAGGCGGAAATGATCGCTCTGGAGGGCAACTTCTGGAACTACCATGTTCTGACACAGACACCGCCGCCGTACACAGAGGACGGTGAGCTGACGCTTGAAAGCGTTCGGCGTCACTTCGGCCCTGCCGACGAAAACGCCCCTGAGATCGAGCTGAGTGTGCCGCTGGCAAGCAGTCTGGTGCGCTATACCGAGCTGCAGGCGGAAAAGTCGGAATTGAACCGTGAGGTCAAGCGGGTCGAAAACGAGATGAAACGGCTGCAAGGGCGCATTGTGGCGGAAATGGGACGAAGCTGCACGGCTACGGCAAACAGCGGCGGCGTTTCCTATTCCATCAGCTACAAGCCTACGAGAAAGCCCGACATCGGCAAGGAAAATCTGATACGGCTGAAAGCACAGCATCCCGATATTTATGAGGATTATGTGACGGTATCGGAAAGCCGCCGCTTCTATGTAAAGCGCAAATTTGACGAGGCGGCATAA
- a CDS encoding PcfK-like family protein, which produces MSVDTNNTELKKGADLATIAEQRDDQRQQAEAEAAQEVLQRMQDTAAEDEKRRAHEEAEAKRKAEWEQKQRKKAEAEQAAWENAVAMGDDEVMIASMKRVGDDAERLTRRNMKQCVTEHIQTKCLSEPEFARQVMHPRKNMIRCFRYITRKAKEFAEQEMKDNDEKPIAGGYGCDVPDDMCYLWAEEYFMDMDAEEDKEKEEKFVPKPYPGKPAPRSNKKADKKKSAPLKEPPAEDHPNDSTQMNLFEVGA; this is translated from the coding sequence ATGAGTGTTGATACCAACAATACGGAATTGAAAAAAGGCGCCGATCTGGCGACTATCGCGGAACAAAGAGATGATCAGCGGCAGCAGGCGGAAGCCGAAGCTGCACAGGAAGTGCTTCAGCGAATGCAGGATACTGCAGCCGAGGACGAAAAGCGCCGTGCTCACGAGGAGGCCGAAGCCAAGCGCAAAGCCGAATGGGAGCAAAAACAGCGCAAAAAAGCCGAAGCTGAACAGGCTGCCTGGGAAAACGCCGTAGCTATGGGTGATGATGAGGTCATGATAGCTTCGATGAAGCGTGTCGGTGATGACGCCGAGCGACTGACCCGCCGCAATATGAAGCAATGCGTGACCGAGCATATTCAGACTAAGTGCCTCAGCGAACCGGAGTTTGCCCGGCAGGTCATGCACCCCCGCAAGAATATGATCCGTTGTTTCCGTTACATTACCCGCAAAGCCAAGGAGTTTGCCGAGCAGGAAATGAAGGACAACGACGAAAAGCCGATCGCAGGCGGTTATGGCTGTGATGTGCCAGATGATATGTGCTATCTCTGGGCCGAAGAATACTTTATGGATATGGACGCAGAGGAAGACAAGGAAAAGGAGGAAAAATTCGTTCCGAAGCCCTATCCCGGAAAGCCGGCTCCGAGATCCAATAAGAAAGCCGACAAGAAAAAGTCGGCTCCCCTAAAGGAGCCGCCGGCAGAGGATCACCCGAACGATAGCACGCAGATGAATTTGTTTGAGGTGGGCGCATGA
- a CDS encoding YodL domain-containing protein, producing MSQPHDFPFDITDVAELLHLRIRRPSPQGFYVDCPICNDKRGKMHINTQTDTWRCNYCDESGGMLALYAKVHSISTSAAYREISDALLNGVNLSDHAVKYPDKPKETPAEAAPVADIAVRHKTYTALLAMLTLSKEHRAHPQTVRGLPDEQIERLGYKSMPPFYMCRSLANRLLQNGHQLDGVPGFYQKDGQWTIASSTYTAGIMIPARTRQGLISGFQIRLDVPLKNEDDPPEKDGAKYIWFSSAGKPKGTSSGSPAHFVGDPNAGVVYVTEGLLKSDIAHYLMNRSFAATAGVNNMAQLEFLLKELAENGTHTIIESEDMDKYRNEAACKGALKLHELARKYGMVCRGLNWNPNYKGVDDWQLALKRNAHTKEDSRKNFRQRFMYGLCDFDAIDDDIAQWHESTECACELHEYLGLTEEEYSLFVRSSDEFEGRLLSQRQEQRFRIYQLEVSLYKVIPFAFGGIKELQKAGHEYPPAAQYSLIHDGMLHCEETESDTGRLTRIAELFGDVLPKDYRGRSVAPSDVIELYDDTGRRYFYRDTDGFCPVKFSPMLAKK from the coding sequence ATGAGCCAGCCGCATGATTTTCCGTTCGACATAACGGATGTGGCGGAACTGCTTCACTTGCGGATACGGCGGCCGAGCCCGCAAGGGTTTTATGTGGATTGTCCTATCTGTAATGACAAGCGAGGGAAAATGCACATCAACACGCAGACCGATACCTGGCGGTGCAATTACTGCGATGAAAGCGGCGGTATGCTGGCTTTATACGCAAAGGTGCATAGCATCAGTACGAGCGCTGCCTATCGGGAAATCAGCGATGCGCTGCTCAACGGAGTAAACCTTTCGGATCATGCGGTCAAGTACCCGGATAAGCCGAAGGAAACGCCCGCCGAAGCTGCGCCTGTTGCCGATATTGCCGTGCGCCATAAAACCTATACCGCACTTCTTGCTATGCTGACGCTATCCAAGGAGCACCGTGCGCATCCGCAAACGGTCAGAGGCTTGCCGGACGAACAGATTGAGAGGTTGGGCTACAAGAGTATGCCTCCCTTCTATATGTGCCGTTCATTGGCAAACCGGCTTCTGCAAAACGGGCATCAGCTGGATGGCGTGCCGGGATTTTATCAAAAAGACGGTCAGTGGACGATTGCAAGCTCCACCTATACCGCCGGCATTATGATCCCAGCACGGACAAGGCAAGGTCTTATCAGCGGCTTTCAGATCCGTTTGGATGTGCCGCTGAAGAATGAGGATGATCCACCGGAAAAGGACGGAGCCAAATACATCTGGTTTTCGTCTGCCGGTAAGCCGAAAGGCACCTCCTCCGGAAGCCCTGCGCATTTTGTCGGTGATCCGAATGCAGGCGTGGTCTATGTGACGGAAGGACTTTTGAAATCCGACATTGCCCATTATCTGATGAACCGTTCCTTTGCCGCTACGGCCGGCGTCAACAATATGGCGCAGCTGGAGTTTCTGCTGAAAGAACTGGCGGAGAACGGTACGCATACGATTATTGAATCGGAGGATATGGACAAATATCGGAATGAAGCAGCCTGCAAGGGCGCCTTGAAGCTGCACGAATTGGCAAGGAAATACGGCATGGTGTGCCGTGGACTTAACTGGAATCCGAATTATAAGGGCGTTGACGACTGGCAGCTTGCCTTAAAGCGAAATGCCCACACAAAGGAGGATAGCAGGAAGAATTTCAGGCAAAGATTTATGTACGGTCTTTGTGACTTTGATGCGATCGACGATGATATTGCACAGTGGCACGAAAGCACGGAATGTGCGTGCGAACTGCATGAATATCTCGGACTGACGGAGGAAGAGTATTCTTTATTCGTCAGAAGCTCCGACGAGTTTGAAGGTCGGTTGCTGTCGCAAAGGCAGGAGCAACGGTTTCGGATATACCAGTTGGAGGTCAGTCTTTACAAGGTCATTCCCTTTGCCTTCGGCGGAATAAAAGAACTGCAAAAAGCAGGTCACGAATACCCGCCGGCGGCGCAATATAGTCTGATACATGACGGTATGCTGCATTGTGAGGAAACGGAGAGTGATACAGGGCGGCTCACACGCATTGCCGAGCTTTTCGGAGATGTTCTGCCGAAGGATTACCGTGGCAGGAGTGTCGCCCCATCCGATGTGATAGAACTGTATGACGACACGGGACGGCGTTATTTCTACCGTGACACAGACGGTTTTTGTCCGGTGAAGTTTTCTCCGATGCTCGCAAAGAAATAG